From Thermomonas sp. XSG, one genomic window encodes:
- the rho gene encoding transcription termination factor Rho, translating into MSDTPNDASGEVAEKRVRKPRAAKPRAPEQSEIALPPAAPAAAAPPAAPAPAPAQPATPPAPAPAAPPESAPAPAQGEQQREGGRQQQGDAGSQDGQDGGQRDSHRNSRRERFKNRRDRQRDRQRDGGMADEGGNGENFVPRPHPQVPEGFPTYSLGDLKRMPAHKLLEIADQLQISEGVARARKQDIIFAILKVLTRHGEGVQADGVLEILPDGFGFLRAAEASYLAGPDDTYISPSQIRRFNLRTGDHVSGRIRWPKDGERYFALNIVDTINGEPIEASKNKTLFENLTPLFPRKRFKLERGDGSSEDITGRILDLMAPQGKGQRALIVSPPKAGKTMMMQQIASAITYNHPDVHLIVLLIDERPEEVTEMQRTVRGEVISSTFDEPAARHVQVAEMVIERAKRLVEHKKDVVILLDSITRLARAYNNVMPSSGKVLTGGVDSNAMHRPKRFFGAARNVEEGGSLTIIATALVDTGSAMDKVIYEEFKGTGNSEVHLDRRITEKRVYPAIGVNLSGTRREDLLIEPDLLQKIWILRKLLHPMDEIAAMEFLLDKMKNTKSNDEFFSSMRK; encoded by the coding sequence TTGTCCGATACCCCCAACGACGCCAGCGGCGAAGTCGCCGAGAAGCGCGTGCGCAAGCCCCGCGCGGCCAAGCCGCGCGCGCCCGAACAGTCCGAAATCGCGCTGCCGCCGGCAGCGCCCGCAGCAGCAGCCCCGCCAGCGGCACCGGCACCAGCACCGGCACAGCCGGCTACACCGCCGGCTCCCGCTCCCGCAGCTCCGCCCGAGTCCGCGCCGGCCCCGGCGCAGGGTGAGCAGCAACGCGAAGGTGGTCGCCAGCAGCAGGGCGATGCCGGTAGCCAGGACGGCCAGGACGGCGGCCAGCGCGACAGCCACCGCAACAGCCGCCGTGAACGCTTCAAGAACCGCCGCGATCGCCAGCGCGACCGCCAGCGCGACGGTGGCATGGCCGACGAGGGTGGCAACGGCGAGAACTTCGTGCCGCGCCCGCACCCGCAGGTGCCCGAAGGCTTCCCCACCTATTCGCTGGGCGACCTCAAGCGGATGCCCGCGCACAAGCTGCTGGAAATCGCCGACCAGCTGCAGATCAGCGAGGGCGTAGCCCGCGCGCGCAAGCAGGACATCATCTTCGCGATCCTCAAGGTGCTGACCCGCCACGGCGAAGGCGTGCAGGCCGACGGCGTGCTGGAGATCCTGCCCGACGGCTTCGGCTTCCTGCGCGCGGCCGAGGCCAGCTACCTGGCCGGCCCCGACGACACCTACATCAGCCCGTCGCAGATCCGCCGCTTCAACCTGCGCACCGGCGACCACGTCTCCGGCCGCATCCGCTGGCCCAAGGACGGCGAGCGCTACTTCGCGCTGAACATCGTCGACACCATCAACGGCGAGCCGATCGAGGCGTCGAAGAACAAGACCCTGTTCGAGAACCTCACCCCGCTGTTCCCGCGCAAGCGCTTCAAGCTGGAGCGCGGCGACGGTTCAAGCGAGGACATCACCGGCCGCATCCTCGACCTGATGGCCCCGCAGGGCAAGGGCCAGCGCGCCCTGATCGTCAGCCCGCCGAAGGCCGGCAAGACGATGATGATGCAGCAGATCGCCAGCGCCATCACCTACAACCACCCCGACGTGCACCTGATCGTGCTGCTGATCGACGAACGTCCGGAAGAAGTGACCGAGATGCAGCGCACCGTGCGCGGCGAGGTCATCTCCTCCACCTTCGACGAGCCGGCCGCGCGCCACGTGCAGGTCGCGGAAATGGTGATCGAGCGCGCCAAGCGCCTGGTCGAGCACAAGAAGGACGTGGTGATCCTGCTCGACTCGATCACCCGCCTCGCCCGCGCCTACAACAACGTGATGCCGAGCAGCGGCAAGGTCCTGACCGGCGGCGTGGACTCCAACGCCATGCACCGGCCGAAGCGCTTCTTCGGCGCGGCCCGCAACGTCGAGGAAGGCGGCAGCCTGACCATCATCGCCACCGCGCTGGTCGACACCGGCAGCGCGATGGACAAGGTGATCTACGAGGAATTCAAGGGCACCGGCAACAGCGAAGTGCACCTGGACCGCCGCATCACCGAGAAGCGCGTCTATCCGGCGATCGGCGTGAACCTGTCCGGCACCCGCCGCGAGGACCTGCTGATCGAACCCGACCTGCTGCAGAAGATCTGGATCCTGCGCAAGCTGCTGCACCCGATGGACGAGATCGCCGCCATGGAGTTCCTGCTCGACAAGATGAAGAACACCAAGTCGAACGACGAGTTCTTCAGCTCGATGCGCAAGTAA